Proteins co-encoded in one Coregonus clupeaformis isolate EN_2021a chromosome 17, ASM2061545v1, whole genome shotgun sequence genomic window:
- the LOC121543218 gene encoding pollen-specific leucine-rich repeat extensin-like protein 1 isoform X2, protein MKTQGVLVAVSMLTSVALLGLINVRRKEEAKEQKHLSFETIKLRVTRDVLGEYHHEVIRAHNLLDKTKAQVDTLGSELPPLQAAEAKKKSELEACQGEKKHAADEVGAVEAENSNSKTEFEKQKAAWEAEVTSLKQQVEQHSKVCAFVKKDSVEGRKLCGDEPPKQEAAPKPEEPKPDAPKPDAPKEAPKQEADPKPDKPKPGALKRR, encoded by the exons atgaagacgcagggtgTGTTGGTGGCGGTGTCGATGCTGACTAGCGTAGCTCTGCTGGGACTGATAAACGTGCGGCGGAAAGAAGAGGCGAAGGAGCAGAAACATTTATCGTTCGAGACGATTAAACTGCGTGTGACCAGAGACGTACTGGGAGAGTACCACCACGAGGTGATCAGAGCCCACAACCTACTGGACAAGACCAAGGCTCAGGTGGATACTCTGGGGTCAGAACTCCCCCCACTGCAGGCTGCAGAGGCCAAGAAGAAGAGTGAACTGGAGGCATGCCAGGGAGAAAAG AAACACGCTGCTGACGAGGTGGGGGCAGTCGAGGCAGAGAACAGTAACTCCAAAA CTGAGTTTGAGAAGCAGAAGGCTGCCTGGGAAGCAGAGGTGACGTCTCTCAAACAGCAGGTGGAGCAGCACAGCAAAGTGTGTGCCTTTGTGAAGAAGGACTCTGTAGAGGGCAG GAAACTGTGTGGGGATGAACCGCCTAAACAAGAGGCTGCCCCAAAACCAGAGGAACCCAAACCAG ATGCCCCCAAACCTGATGCTCCTAAAGAAGCCCCTAAACAAGAGGCTGACCCCAAACCAGACAAACCCAAGCCTGGGGCCCTAAAGAGGAGATGA
- the LOC121543218 gene encoding pollen-specific leucine-rich repeat extensin-like protein 1 isoform X1: MKTQGVLVAVSMLTSVALLGLINVRRKEEAKEQKHLSFETIKLRVTRDVLGEYHHEVIRAHNLLDKTKAQVDTLGSELPPLQAAEAKKKSELEACQGEKKHAADEVGAVEAENSNSKTEFEKQKAAWEAEVTSLKQQVEQHSKVCAFVKKDSVEGRKLCGDEPPKQEAAPKPEEPKPDAPKPDAPKPDAPKPDAPKEAPKQEADPKPDKPKPGALKRR; the protein is encoded by the exons atgaagacgcagggtgTGTTGGTGGCGGTGTCGATGCTGACTAGCGTAGCTCTGCTGGGACTGATAAACGTGCGGCGGAAAGAAGAGGCGAAGGAGCAGAAACATTTATCGTTCGAGACGATTAAACTGCGTGTGACCAGAGACGTACTGGGAGAGTACCACCACGAGGTGATCAGAGCCCACAACCTACTGGACAAGACCAAGGCTCAGGTGGATACTCTGGGGTCAGAACTCCCCCCACTGCAGGCTGCAGAGGCCAAGAAGAAGAGTGAACTGGAGGCATGCCAGGGAGAAAAG AAACACGCTGCTGACGAGGTGGGGGCAGTCGAGGCAGAGAACAGTAACTCCAAAA CTGAGTTTGAGAAGCAGAAGGCTGCCTGGGAAGCAGAGGTGACGTCTCTCAAACAGCAGGTGGAGCAGCACAGCAAAGTGTGTGCCTTTGTGAAGAAGGACTCTGTAGAGGGCAG GAAACTGTGTGGGGATGAACCGCCTAAACAAGAGGCTGCCCCAAAACCAGAGGAACCCAAACCAGATGCCCCCAAACCAGATGCCCCCAAACCAGATGCCCCCAAACCTGATGCTCCTAAAGAAGCCCCTAAACAAGAGGCTGACCCCAAACCAGACAAACCCAAGCCTGGGGCCCTAAAGAGGAGATGA
- the LOC121542414 gene encoding prostate-associated microseminoprotein-like, producing the protein MTDPVRMMRMMLLALVFILSVNMPCLSVYNSGECYFDTKGSCEYMGQVYGIGESWMTKNCYQCVCMEPFGVGCCDHGSQIVDYPDWCDVIRKPDSCNTIAVMKDNHKLPCLWGRGRLRPGARQPWKSDSSLLFGSVHNSATHKWEDEK; encoded by the exons ATGACAGACCCAgtgaggatgatgaggatgatgctgCTGGCTCTAGTCTTCATCCTGAGTGTCAATatgccctgtctctctgtctacaaCAGTGGGGAGTGCTACTTCGATACcaaag GAAGCTGTGAGTACATGGGCCAAGTGTATGGAATAGGAGAGAGTTGGATGACCAAGAACTGTTACCAGTGTGTCTGTATGGAGCCATTTGGAGTGGGCTGCTGTGATCA TGGATCTCAAATCGTGGACTACCCTGATTGGTGTGATGTGATCCGCAAGCCAGACTCCTGCAACACCATCGCTGTGATGAAAGACAATCACAAGCTGCCTTGTCTGTGGGGACGGGGTCGTCTGAGGCCAGGGGCGCGGCAGCCATGGAAATCTGACAGCAGCCTTTTATTTGGATCGGTCCATAATTCTGCCACTCATAAATGGGAAGATGAGAAATGA